A window from Zingiber officinale cultivar Zhangliang chromosome 7A, Zo_v1.1, whole genome shotgun sequence encodes these proteins:
- the LOC122002068 gene encoding FCS-Like Zinc finger 8-like isoform X1: MLKRRSRSVGGKQGLMMSDSNSPLSPSASKTVASSHLLLRSFSSKRFADIEAAMSPTSILETRPFSSSANLMQPKKPPFDSIEPIGLGIVDALNGEKNSQRRMVVFGPQLKIQIPTIASVEFPNSPIEFGVKNKESQLALFSPARISSGHEVPAVSRSISMSEMELSEDYTRVISHGPNPKTTHIFDNCILEPCINESIATAAKENSADEFLTSCYACKQVLGPGTDIFMYRSVFFNLLLSFRINCIIPNPIIQKIYSLAEIFLPMIKRIVNLTIKLQVN, encoded by the coding sequence ATGCTGAAGAGAAGATCCAGATCAGTTGGTGGCAAGCAGGGATTGATGATGTCTGATTCCAATTCTCCTCTATCTCCCTCTGCAAGCAAGACCGTTGCTTCGTCCCATTTGCTACTCCGGAGCTTCTCTTCCAAGAGATTTGCAGACATCGAAGCCGCCATGAGCCCGACCTCCATACTCGAAACCAGGCCCTTTTCCTCCTCTGCGAACCTCATGCAGCCAAAGAAGCCTCCTTTTGATTCCATTGAGCCTATTGGCCTTGGTATTGTGGATGCCCTCAACGGGGAGAAGAACTCTCAGCGCCGAATGGTTGTGTTCGGGCCACAGTTGAAGATTCAGATTCCCACCATTGCCTCCGTGGAGTTTCCGAATTCCCCGATCGAGTTCGGGGTCAAGAACAAGGAGTCCCAATTGGCACTCTTCTCCCCTGCCCGGATATCCTCCGGCCATGAGGTGCCTgctgtctctaggtccatctccATGAGCGAGATGGAGCTCTCGGAAGACTACACGCGCGTGATTTCCCACGGGCCAAATCCGAAAACCACTCACATCTTCGACAATTGCATCCTTGAGCCCTGCATCAATGAATCCATTGCCACCGCGGCGAAGGAGAACTCTGCAGATGAATTTTTGACTTCTTGCTATGCATGTAAGCAAGTTCTTGGACCAGGAACAGACATCTTTATGTATAGGTCAGTGTTCTTCAATCTTTTACTCAGTTTTCGCATAAATTGCATAATTCCTAATCCTATTATACAAAAAATATATTCTCTTGCGGAGATTTTTCTTCCAATGATCAAAAGAATTGTTAACCTAACAATTAAACTCCAAGTAAACTAA
- the LOC122002068 gene encoding FCS-Like Zinc finger 8-like isoform X2: MLKRRSRSVGGKQGLMMSDSNSPLSPSASKTVASSHLLLRSFSSKRFADIEAAMSPTSILETRPFSSSANLMQPKKPPFDSIEPIGLGIVDALNGEKNSQRRMVVFGPQLKIQIPTIASVEFPNSPIEFGVKNKESQLALFSPARISSGHEVPAVSRSISMSEMELSEDYTRVISHGPNPKTTHIFDNCILEPCINESIATAAKENSADEFLTSCYACKQVLGPGTDIFMYSNVSFRGEKSFCSTNCRHREMLIDEGLFENPSVDSSPMN, encoded by the exons ATGCTGAAGAGAAGATCCAGATCAGTTGGTGGCAAGCAGGGATTGATGATGTCTGATTCCAATTCTCCTCTATCTCCCTCTGCAAGCAAGACCGTTGCTTCGTCCCATTTGCTACTCCGGAGCTTCTCTTCCAAGAGATTTGCAGACATCGAAGCCGCCATGAGCCCGACCTCCATACTCGAAACCAGGCCCTTTTCCTCCTCTGCGAACCTCATGCAGCCAAAGAAGCCTCCTTTTGATTCCATTGAGCCTATTGGCCTTGGTATTGTGGATGCCCTCAACGGGGAGAAGAACTCTCAGCGCCGAATGGTTGTGTTCGGGCCACAGTTGAAGATTCAGATTCCCACCATTGCCTCCGTGGAGTTTCCGAATTCCCCGATCGAGTTCGGGGTCAAGAACAAGGAGTCCCAATTGGCACTCTTCTCCCCTGCCCGGATATCCTCCGGCCATGAGGTGCCTgctgtctctaggtccatctccATGAGCGAGATGGAGCTCTCGGAAGACTACACGCGCGTGATTTCCCACGGGCCAAATCCGAAAACCACTCACATCTTCGACAATTGCATCCTTGAGCCCTGCATCAATGAATCCATTGCCACCGCGGCGAAGGAGAACTCTGCAGATGAATTTTTGACTTCTTGCTATGCATGTAAGCAAGTTCTTGGACCAGGAACAGACATCTTTATGTATAG TAATGTTTCTTTCAGAGGCGAGAAATCATTCTGCAGCACCAATTGCCGGCACCGCGAGATGCTTATCGACGAAGGTTTGTTCGAGAATCCCTCGGTAGATTCATCGCCGATGAACTAA
- the LOC122002068 gene encoding FCS-Like Zinc finger 8-like isoform X3, which yields MLKRRSRSVGGKQGLMMSDSNSPLSPSASKTVASSHLLLRSFSSKRFADIEAAMSPTSILETRPFSSSANLMQPKKPPFDSIEPIGLGIVDALNGEKNSQRRMVVFGPQLKIQIPTIASVEFPNSPIEFGVKNKESQLALFSPARISSGHEVPAVSRSISMSEMELSEDYTRVISHGPNPKTTHIFDNCILEPCINESIATAAKENSADEFLTSCYACKQVLGPGTDIFMYRGEKSFCSTNCRHREMLIDEGLFENPSVDSSPMN from the exons ATGCTGAAGAGAAGATCCAGATCAGTTGGTGGCAAGCAGGGATTGATGATGTCTGATTCCAATTCTCCTCTATCTCCCTCTGCAAGCAAGACCGTTGCTTCGTCCCATTTGCTACTCCGGAGCTTCTCTTCCAAGAGATTTGCAGACATCGAAGCCGCCATGAGCCCGACCTCCATACTCGAAACCAGGCCCTTTTCCTCCTCTGCGAACCTCATGCAGCCAAAGAAGCCTCCTTTTGATTCCATTGAGCCTATTGGCCTTGGTATTGTGGATGCCCTCAACGGGGAGAAGAACTCTCAGCGCCGAATGGTTGTGTTCGGGCCACAGTTGAAGATTCAGATTCCCACCATTGCCTCCGTGGAGTTTCCGAATTCCCCGATCGAGTTCGGGGTCAAGAACAAGGAGTCCCAATTGGCACTCTTCTCCCCTGCCCGGATATCCTCCGGCCATGAGGTGCCTgctgtctctaggtccatctccATGAGCGAGATGGAGCTCTCGGAAGACTACACGCGCGTGATTTCCCACGGGCCAAATCCGAAAACCACTCACATCTTCGACAATTGCATCCTTGAGCCCTGCATCAATGAATCCATTGCCACCGCGGCGAAGGAGAACTCTGCAGATGAATTTTTGACTTCTTGCTATGCATGTAAGCAAGTTCTTGGACCAGGAACAGACATCTTTATGTATAG AGGCGAGAAATCATTCTGCAGCACCAATTGCCGGCACCGCGAGATGCTTATCGACGAAGGTTTGTTCGAGAATCCCTCGGTAGATTCATCGCCGATGAACTAA
- the LOC122002070 gene encoding protein NETWORKED 1D-like — protein sequence MATLADTQSKRMYSWWWDSHIIPKHSKWLQDNLADIDDKVKAMIMLIEEDADSFAKKAEMYFKKRPELMKLVEEFYRAYRALAERYDHATGALRQAQQTIAEAFPNQIPFDLFDECLSLYADTNIPEMTQGNLNAHIDVDSDLFGLSLHHDTTFTESGESKVSEYKLLQKEIMRLSNENQELKKQISLESARADKNEGEVQCLKETYSKLKSEKEESLARYLESMTRVSDLEDEISFTKADLKKLNDEMILGTATLNSTEEQRVALEKANRSLHSEASILKKKIEHQQEELNKKGMELKILNTSLQDTDQRKVEVEIDCQSMKRKHIDTLEVMRHLELELEMEVKRLKDVGEELKKVSEENVRLCEEQFSSSLKIMSLEDEITFLMDLKRKLEDEVDLHLDEKEALQIQLDCLTQERDDFVDKCHALTDELQAVSLNVESLQTLIKDLRDANLKLRDSIMENEHKINLYLLNLNNMQTMSKKIQVLEGTLLHANGELERLRTKVNKLEDGSAHLRGRISIHLAEKASILSHLEVANQKIEKLSKKNAFLEISLSDTNVELEDLRRKLRVVKESCKTLDDEKSCLLFEKSTLITQVESFKQNLQSLKGRYSEMEKNGSNLEREKDSILQQMSKLQELLIMEKNEHNTNLQSSKIQQSALENQVSLLHEQARGWEENFQVEQHQIVRAQIEIFILQRCLCDMRKENSDLSCASQKQEYDLRCAEKLISKLEQECSTLERKVTSLTEHNRKVRDWIHVIIRSLKMDLEHVGIDDSKDELVLQLILHELKQMQQTISEVQDEKQQLFQEKSIAINLLQQLGNYVTDMREEKTLLERESEVRAENFTQMKCKNDEILEMSELLKKEMQTSNQRAEALKVEVDLLFRQLTCLQESHSTLQTNSFKVLEENNSLCRKLHNLIDDGKLEEENNVLMEFIALDCLSVVCRSLISERDSAINLLSTENHNLCFMNSKLEAENKIVNVKIIMLEDENTHLKDFSSNWKECRGDLLEVQYEVNHARIITAKEQMEIFEEEIAVKDSTIQELEKKNFILEGESTRLRTDLNEYSLFLESLWDDIAILEDLTLSLVKRYSISIHSTKDKDDQYQSSPYIKRSQEEHKEEYGATGPIGTQKLQDLHNKVKLLQEAVMDTGNVVVLEQLDSSASLDAAWKEIEALKMKRVSNNDIARSKYKQYMSDIQLDIILNSSRYKKDFLSRGLRNSKKAGESTELRGKYEEGCSTQNQKGSVLIKDMSCYQTEEVEGKYTHSDGLVFEKECIDKLELPKKAESHHDWHGKVLDRLFSDAQRLLLLQASIKELQKNMEESEKINQPTKSEFNALNARLKGAEGTILELIEVNGNLMKKVEDFSASPADEPGKKASGSRRQKQISDWAQKVSQKIGKLELEMKKIQYGLLKSEDRHANKRMRMIKRRTGIRLREYIYGRRKSRRQKEGASCGCLRPAVNSD from the exons ATGGCAACATTGGCAGATACTCAATCCAAACGCATGTATTCATGGTGGTGGGATAGCCATATCATCCCCAAGCACTCCAAATGGCTGCAGGATAATCTTGCAG ATATAGATGACAAGGTCAAAGCCATGATCATGCTTATAGAAGAAGATGCTGATTCGTTTGCAAAAAAAGCAGAAATGTATTTCAAGAAACGTCCTGAGCTTATGAAACTGGTTGAAGAATTTTACCGTGCCTACCGTGCATTGGCAGAACGATATGACCATGCAACTGGGGCACTTCGTCAGGCTCAACAAACTATAGCTGAAGCATTCCCTAATCAAATTCCATTTGACTTGTTTGATGAGTGTCTATCCCTGTATGCAGACACAAATATTCCTGAAATGACTCAAGGAAATTTGAATGCACATATTGATGTGGACAGTGATCTTTTTGGATTGTCATTGCATCATGACACAACTTTTACAGAGAGTGGGGAAAGCAAAGTTTCAGAGTACAAATTACTTCAGAAAGAAATAATGAGGCTGTCGAATGAAAACCAGGAGCTGAAGAAGCAAATTAGTTTGGAATCAGCACGTGCCGATAAAAATGAAGGTGAAGTTCAGTGCCTAAAAGAGACCTACTCCAAGCTAAAATCTGAGAAAGAAGAATCACTTGCTCGATATCTGGAATCCATGACAAGAGTATCTGATTTGGAAGATGAAATATCATTCACCAAAGCTGATCTTAAGAAACTTAATGATGAGATGATCTTGGGAACTGCTACTTTAAACAGCACTGAGGAACAGAGGGTTGCTTTGGAGAAGGCTAATCGATCTTTACATTCAGAAGCTAGCATCCTAAAGAAGAAAATAGAACATCAACAGGAGGAGCTTAACAAAAAGGGTATGGAGCTGAAAATCCTGAATACTTCCTTACAAGATACAGATCAAAGAAAAGTGGAGGTTGAGATTGATTGCCAATCAATGAAAAGGAAGCATATTGATACCCTTGAAGTGATGAGGCATCTTGAACTGGAGCTCGAAATGGAAGTTAAGAGACTGAAGGATGTGGGTGAAGAACTTAAGAAGGTCAGTGAGGAGAATGTCAGACTGTGTGAAGAGCAGTTTTCGTCTTCTCTTAAAATAATGAGTCTGGAAGATGAAATAACATTCTTGATGGATTTGAAAAGGAAACTTGAAGATGAAGTTGATCTTCATCTCGATGAAAAGGAAGCTCTTCAGATACAACTTGATTGTCTGACACAAGAAAGAGATGATTTTGTAGATAAGTGTCATGCACTTACAGATGAACTTCAAGCGGTTAGTTTAAATGTAGAATCCCTTCAGACATTGATAAAGGATTTGAGGGATGCAAACCTTAAACTGAGGGACTCAATCATGGAAAATGAGCATAAAATAAATCTTTACTTGCTTAATCTAAACAATATGCAAACAATGTCGAAGAAGATTCAAGTACTGGAAGGTACACTTTTGCATGCAAATGGTGAATTGGAGAGATTAAGAACGAAGGTAAACAAATTAGAAGATGGCTCTGCTCATCTGCGAGGTAGAATATCTATCCATCTTGCTGAAAAGGCATCGATTTTGTCACACTTGGAGGTTGCAAATCAGAAAATTGAGAAGCTTTCAAAGAAAAATGCATTCTTAGAGATCTCTCTATCTGATACGAATGTTGAACTTGAGGATTTGAGAAGAAAGTTGAGGGTTGTAAAAGAATCCTGCAAGACTCTTGATGATGAGAAATCATGTCTTCTTTTTGAGAAGAGTACTCTCATAACACAG GTGGAAAGCTTTAAACAGAATCTACAGAGCTTGAAAGGCCGGTATTCTGAGATGGAGAAAAATGGCTCTAACCTAGAGAGGGAAAAGGATTCAATCCTTCAACAAATGTCAAAACTGCAAGAGTTATTAATCATGGAAAAAAATGAACACAATACCAATCTTCAGTCTAGCAAAATTCAGCAGAGTGCATTAGAAAATCAGGTATCGCTCCTCCATGAACAAGCTAGGGGATGGGAGGAGAATTTCCAAGTGGAACAACACCAAATCGTAAGGGCTCAGATTGAAATTTTCATATTGCAGAGATGCTTATGTGACATGAGAAAGGAGAACTCCGATTTATCATGTGCATCTCAAAAACAGGAATATGACTTGAGATGTGCAGAGAAGCTTATCTCAAAGCTCGAGCAGGAATGCTCGACACTTGAGAGAAAGGTAACATCTTTAACAGAGCATAACAGGAAAGTAAGGGACTGGATACATGTAATAATAAGATCACTGAAGATGGATCTGGAGCATGTTGGTATAGACGATAGCAAAGATGAATTAGTTTTACAGCTTATTTTGCATGAATTGAAGCAAATGCAACAGACTATTTCAGAGGTCCAGGATGAAAAGCAACAATTGTTTCAGGAGAAATCCATTGCCATCAATCTTCTACAGCAGTTAGGGAACTATGTAACAGATATGAGAGAAGAAAAGACTCTTCTTGAGAGAGAATCTGAAGTAAGAGCAGAAAATTTTACCCAGATGAAATGCAAGAATGATGAAATCCTTGAGATGAGCGAACTTTTAAAAAAGGAGATGCAGACAAGCAACCAACGAGCGGAAGCATTGAAAGTTGAAGTGGATTTGCTATTCAGACAGCTTACTTGTCTACAAGAATCTCACAGCACATTACAAACTAATTCCTTTAAGGTACTGGAGGAAAATAATTCTCTTTGCAGGAAGCTACATAACTTGATAGATGATGGCAAACTGGAAGAGGAGAACAATGTTCTTATGGAGTTTATTGCTCTGGACTGCCTTTCCGTAGTGTGTAGGAGTCTTATCTCGGAGAGAGATTCAGCAATCAATCTGTTGAGTACTGAAAACCACAACCTCTGCTTCATGAACAGCAAGCTTGAAGCGGAGAACAAGATTGTCAATGTGAAAATAATAATGCTTGAAGATGAAAACACACATCTGAAGGATTTTTCCTCTAACTGGAAAGAGTGCAGAGGAGATTTGCTAGAAGTCCAGTATGAGGTCAATCATGCTAGAATTATTACTGCAAAAGAACAAATGGAGATTTTTGAAGAGGAAATCGCAGTAAAAGATTCAACCATTCAGGAGTTGGAGAAAAAGAATTTTATCCTCGAAGGGGAAAGTACTCGACTAAGAACTGACTTGAATGAGTATTCTCTATTTTTGGAGTCTTTATGGGATGACATTGCTATCCTAGAAGATCTTACACTTTCCCTTGTGAAGCGATATTCTATTTCAATACATTCTACAAAAGACAAG GATGATCAATATCAGTCTTCTCCTTATATCAAGAGGAGCCAAGAAGAACATAAGGAAGAATATGGTGCCACTGGACCTATAGGAACTCAAAAACTGCAAGATTTGCACAACAAGGTGAAACTGCTGCAGGAGGCAGTGATGGATACGGGCAATGTTGTAGTGCTCGAACAATTAGATTCAAGTGCTAGTTTGGATGCTGCATGGAAAGAGATTGAAGCATTAAAAATGAAGAGAGTCTCCAACAATGACATCGCTAGATCAAAATATAAACAATACATGAGTGACATACAGCTTGATATTATTTTGAATTCTTCACGGTACAAGAAGGATTTTCTTTCTCGCGGACTAAGAAACTCTAAAAAGGCTGGTGAATCCACAGAACTAAGGGGTAAATACGAAGAGGGGTGCAGCACTCAGAATCAGAAAGGTTCTGTGCTAATCAAGGACATGTCATGCTACCAAACTGAAGAAGTGGAAGGAAAGTACACACATTCAGATGGACTGGTATTTGAGAAAGAGTGCATTGACAAGCTAGAGCTCCCAAAAAAGGCAGAATCTCACCATGATTGGCACGGAAAGGTCTTAGATAGACTCTTTTCTGATGCTCAGAGGTTGTTGCTTCTGCAAGCAAGCATAAAAGAATTGCAGAAGAACATGGAGGAAAGTGAAAAGATCAACCAGCCTACTAAATCAGAGTTCAATGCTCTCAACGCACGGTTGAAAGGTGCTGAGGGAACCATCTTGGAGCTCATTGAAGTGAATGgtaatttgatgaaaaaagtagAGGACTTTTCTGCATCTCCTGCCGATGAGCCAGGGAAAAAGGCTAGCGGCAGCAGAAGG
- the LOC122002069 gene encoding 40S ribosomal protein S18, giving the protein MSLVANEDFQHILRVLNTNVDGKQKIMFALTSIKGIGRRFANIVCKKADVDMNKRAGELSAAELENLMTVVANPRQFKIPDWFLNRKKDYKDGRYSQVVSNALDMKLRDDLERLKKIRNHRGLRHYWGLRVRGQHTKTTGRRGKTVGVSKKR; this is encoded by the exons ATG TCGCTGGTCGCGAACGAGGATTTCCAGCACATTCTCCGTGTGCTCAACACCAATGTCGATGGGAAGCAGAAGATCATGTTTGCCCTCACGTCTATCAAGGGTATCGGCCGCCGGTTCGCCAACATTGTCTGCAAAAAGGCCGACGTCGATATGAACAAAAG AGCTGGTGAACTCTCAGCCGCTGAGCTTGAGAACCTTATGACTGTTGTGGCCAATCCGCGCCAGTTCAAGATCCCAGATTGGTTTCTAAACAGGAAGAAGGACTACAAAGATGGCCGATACTCCCAGGTTGTATCAAATGCTTTGGACATGAAGCTTAGGGATGACTTGGAACGGCTGAAGAAGATAAG AAATCACAGAGGACTTCGACACTACTGGGGCCTTCGAGTTCGCGGTCAGCACACAAAAACTACCGGAAGGAGGGGAAAAACTGTTGGTGTCTCCAAGAAGCGATGA